The Streptomyces camelliae genome window below encodes:
- a CDS encoding DUF979 domain-containing protein: MIKVEWLYWLVGLVLVVMAVQMAADRTNPRRWTSAAFWGLLGLAFPYGTGVADATAHNGGWTLPAEPLGVAVLALIVLAGFNFLGKGEPVTSTAEEREAAATRLGSRIFVPALTIPLVALVCASLLDTSGLFEKGKATLLGLGIGCLVALLVGMLVTGERKLSVPLHSGRSMLEAMGSALLLPQLLAVLGSIFALAGVGTQVGRIVHDVLPDHSKYLAVMAYCVGMFLFTVIMGNAFAAFPVMTAAIGWPVLVQQMHGNEAAVLALGMLAGFSGTLCTPMAANYNIVPATLLELKDQYGPIKAQIPTALPLLACSTAIMALFAF, from the coding sequence GTGATCAAGGTCGAATGGCTCTACTGGCTGGTGGGCCTCGTCCTCGTCGTCATGGCCGTACAGATGGCGGCCGACCGCACCAACCCCAGGCGCTGGACCTCCGCCGCCTTCTGGGGCCTGCTCGGGCTCGCCTTCCCCTACGGCACCGGGGTCGCCGACGCCACCGCGCACAACGGTGGTTGGACCCTGCCGGCCGAACCGCTCGGCGTCGCCGTGCTCGCCCTGATCGTGCTCGCCGGATTCAACTTCCTCGGCAAGGGCGAACCCGTCACCAGCACCGCGGAGGAACGCGAGGCCGCCGCGACCCGGCTCGGCAGCAGGATCTTCGTCCCCGCGCTGACCATCCCGCTCGTCGCCCTCGTGTGCGCCTCGCTGCTCGACACGTCCGGCCTGTTCGAGAAGGGCAAGGCCACGCTCCTCGGGCTCGGCATCGGCTGTCTCGTCGCCCTCCTCGTCGGCATGCTGGTCACGGGCGAGCGCAAGCTGTCCGTGCCGCTGCACTCCGGCCGCTCCATGCTGGAGGCGATGGGCTCCGCCCTGCTGCTGCCCCAGCTCCTCGCCGTGCTCGGTTCGATCTTCGCGCTGGCCGGGGTCGGTACCCAGGTCGGCAGGATCGTGCACGACGTCCTGCCGGACCACTCCAAGTACCTTGCCGTGATGGCGTACTGCGTCGGAATGTTCCTGTTCACCGTGATCATGGGCAACGCCTTCGCCGCGTTCCCGGTGATGACCGCGGCGATCGGCTGGCCCGTCCTCGTCCAGCAGATGCACGGCAATGAAGCCGCCGTCCTCGCGCTCGGCATGCTGGCCGGCTTCTCGGGCACGCTGTGCACGCCGATGGCCGCCAACTACAACATCGTCCCGGCCACGCTGCTCGAACTGAAGGACCAGTACGGCCCCATCAAGGCCCAGATCCCGACGGCGCTGCCGCTGCTGGCCTGCTCCACCGCGATCATGGCGCTGTTCGCGTTCTGA
- a CDS encoding MFS transporter has translation MSKETSSRLGLLRNPDFGLLFTATALGQLGDRIVFLALPLVAIAVLNAGEFQVGLLTAATTAGSLLIGLPAGAWVDRMRKRSVMISADLVRALLLLSIPLAWWAHLLTIGWLCTAALLHGVLTVFFDVAYVSYVPHLVGRHHLIEGNTRLSAVRSVTSIGGPAVAGPLVGWVGAPAALLASSVGMAASGFLALRMRSREEKPSAGGKRHLAREVKEGLNFVLQHPVLRAITAGDAMFNLFLVLYQTMLLVYLGRDIGLGSLGIGLVLSGMGCGALLGALLATGVARRLGQRRVIWLAPLVTCPPTALMSWARPGWSVCAAAVGLAALSLGGVVRVVSQSSLQQSLTPDRLLGRMSATARFVSWGGIPLGGVLGGVSGSVWGAAVTLWIGAAGMTLSSLVLRRASRVVLRTDLAPIS, from the coding sequence ATGTCGAAGGAGACTTCCTCCCGGCTCGGTCTCCTGCGCAATCCGGATTTCGGGCTCCTTTTCACCGCCACCGCGCTCGGTCAGCTGGGCGATCGGATCGTTTTCCTGGCCCTGCCCCTGGTTGCGATCGCGGTCCTGAACGCCGGTGAATTCCAGGTCGGCCTGCTGACCGCGGCGACCACCGCGGGCTCGCTTCTGATCGGACTCCCGGCCGGTGCGTGGGTGGACCGGATGCGGAAACGGTCGGTGATGATCAGCGCCGATCTGGTGCGTGCGCTGCTCCTGCTGTCGATTCCGCTGGCCTGGTGGGCGCATCTGCTGACGATCGGGTGGCTCTGCACGGCTGCGCTGTTGCACGGAGTGCTGACCGTCTTCTTCGACGTCGCCTACGTCAGCTATGTCCCGCACCTGGTGGGACGGCACCACCTGATCGAGGGGAACACCAGACTCTCCGCCGTGCGCTCGGTGACGAGCATCGGCGGCCCGGCGGTGGCGGGCCCGCTGGTGGGCTGGGTCGGCGCTCCCGCGGCGCTGCTGGCGAGTTCGGTCGGAATGGCCGCGTCGGGGTTTCTCGCCCTCCGTATGCGCAGCCGCGAGGAGAAACCGTCGGCGGGTGGGAAACGTCACCTGGCACGGGAAGTGAAGGAAGGGCTGAATTTCGTTCTTCAGCACCCCGTGCTGCGCGCGATCACAGCGGGGGACGCGATGTTCAATCTCTTCCTCGTTCTGTATCAGACCATGCTGCTGGTCTACCTGGGCAGGGACATCGGGCTCGGCTCCCTCGGTATCGGTCTCGTCCTGTCGGGAATGGGCTGCGGCGCGCTGCTCGGTGCTCTGCTGGCGACCGGAGTCGCGCGGCGGCTCGGACAGCGCCGGGTCATCTGGCTCGCGCCCCTGGTGACGTGTCCGCCGACCGCCCTGATGTCCTGGGCGCGGCCGGGCTGGAGCGTGTGCGCGGCGGCGGTCGGGCTCGCGGCTCTCTCCCTGGGCGGAGTCGTCCGGGTGGTGTCCCAGTCGAGCCTTCAGCAGTCCCTCACCCCGGACCGGCTCCTGGGCCGGATGAGCGCGACGGCGCGATTCGTGTCCTGGGGCGGCATTCCGCTGGGGGGAGTGCTGGGCGGAGTGTCGGGCTCGGTGTGGGGAGCCGCGGTGACGCTGTGGATCGGTGCCGCCGGCATGACACTGAGCTCTCTCGTCCTGCGCCGGGCGAGCCGGGTGGTCCTGCGCACGGACCTCGCCCCGATCAGCTGA
- a CDS encoding 5-oxoprolinase subunit B family protein yields the protein MTGSRSVRVRLAGRRALLVELPDAEQTAAFHTELLRRRAAGTLPALGEIVPGARTVLLDGVTHPEQLARRIADWDVPSRAADDSGAVEIPVRYDGPDLPHVAALWDVAVEEVAVRHSAYTYRVAFCGFAPGFGYLTGLPTELHLPRRDTPRTRVPAGAVALAGPYSAVYPRATPGGWQLIGTMPDPAPLWDLSRDEPALLTPGTRVRFVAEGAEGGAP from the coding sequence ATGACAGGGAGCCGGTCCGTGCGGGTGCGCCTCGCCGGGCGACGCGCACTGCTCGTCGAACTGCCGGACGCCGAGCAGACCGCGGCCTTCCACACCGAGCTGCTGCGGCGGCGCGCGGCGGGAACCCTGCCGGCGCTCGGGGAGATCGTCCCGGGGGCACGGACCGTGCTGCTGGACGGTGTCACGCACCCCGAACAGCTGGCGCGCCGGATCGCCGACTGGGACGTGCCGTCCCGTGCCGCCGACGACAGCGGAGCCGTGGAGATCCCCGTGCGCTACGACGGACCGGACCTGCCCCACGTGGCCGCGCTGTGGGACGTCGCCGTCGAGGAGGTCGCCGTGCGGCACTCCGCGTACACCTACCGCGTCGCCTTCTGCGGCTTCGCCCCCGGCTTCGGCTACCTCACCGGACTGCCCACCGAGTTGCACCTGCCGCGCCGCGACACACCACGCACCCGGGTGCCGGCCGGCGCCGTGGCCCTCGCCGGTCCGTACAGCGCCGTGTACCCGCGGGCCACGCCGGGCGGCTGGCAGCTGATCGGCACGATGCCGGACCCGGCCCCGCTGTGGGACCTCAGCCGCGACGAACCGGCGCTGCTCACCCCGGGCACGCGCGTGCGGTTCGTGGCCGAGGGCGCCGAGGGCGGTGCGCCATGA
- a CDS encoding phosphatase PAP2 family protein produces MTTSSPTAQALDGAAIDGGLYTDVTDFARHTHWLNGAAAAYSAYGTGIFALVLLVAWWRARGQGSSMMAAVLATPFAVVLAYVVNSGIKTVFQEPRPCRALPHDFLIEACPAPDDYAFPSNHTTVAFAFAVSLLLVSRWLGSVALLAAVVMGASRVYVGAHYPHDVAVGALVGSVVALATVLAARRFAPPLVDRLRDGALRPLLTS; encoded by the coding sequence ATGACGACTTCTTCCCCGACTGCTCAGGCACTCGACGGCGCGGCCATAGACGGCGGCCTGTACACCGACGTCACCGACTTCGCCCGCCATACGCACTGGCTGAACGGGGCCGCGGCCGCGTACAGCGCGTACGGCACCGGTATCTTCGCACTCGTTCTGCTGGTCGCCTGGTGGCGCGCCCGGGGGCAGGGGAGCTCGATGATGGCGGCCGTGCTGGCCACGCCGTTCGCCGTCGTCCTCGCCTATGTGGTCAACAGCGGAATCAAGACGGTCTTCCAGGAGCCCCGGCCCTGCCGGGCGCTGCCCCACGACTTCCTCATCGAGGCGTGCCCGGCCCCCGACGACTACGCCTTCCCCAGCAACCACACCACTGTCGCCTTCGCCTTCGCGGTATCGCTCCTCCTGGTGAGCCGGTGGCTCGGCTCCGTCGCCCTGCTCGCGGCCGTCGTGATGGGGGCCTCGCGCGTCTATGTCGGCGCCCACTACCCGCACGACGTCGCGGTGGGCGCCCTGGTCGGCAGTGTCGTCGCCCTCGCCACGGTCCTCGCGGCCCGCCGCTTCGCCCCGCCCCTGGTGGACCGGCTGCGGGACGGCGCGCTGCGCCCGCTGCTCACGTCGTAG
- a CDS encoding hydantoinase B/oxoprolinase family protein, which produces MTGRWQFWIDRGGTFTDVVAVTPDSEVISRKLLSERPEAYRDAAVAGIRLVLGLEADEPIPADRIEVVKMGTTVATNALLTHTGEPTVLVVTRGFRDALRIAYQNRPHIFDRRILIPEPLYDRVIEVPERLGAHGELIRPLDLDAAREALGEAYADGFRSAAVVFLHGYRHPDHETAVAEAARAIGYAQVSCSHEVSPLIKLVPRGDTTVVDAYLSPILRRYVDQVAAELNGVRLMFMQSGGGLREAGHFRGKDAVLSGPAGGVVGMARAATGAARTRAIGFDMGGTSTDVSHYAGEIERVLGTQVAGVRMRSPMTDIHTVAAGGGSVLHFDGMRYRVGPDSAGADPGPVSYRRGGPLTVTDANVMLGRVQPGFFPRVFGKDGDQPLDEAAVRARFTELAERTAAATGQRRSPEEVAAGFLDIAVLNIANAVKKISVQRGRDITRYALVAFGGAGGQHACAVADRLGIDTVLIPPLAGVLSAYGIGTADAVALRERSVEAPLDRPETAARLEAVHAELAQRARTQLREDGVPEDGIRTSARALLRYEGTDFSLPVPLGPAEGMRADFAREHRDRYGFTMHKPLVVEAISVEAIGSSGPRTETTPVLPARTGPLQRTATARMFTEGRRLPTPLYRREDIRPGDTAEGPAIIAESDATTVVDPGWRAAADEHGDLVLTRSRPRAARTAVGTTVDPVLLEVFNNLFMSVAEQMGVRLESTAHSVNIKERLDFSCALFDPDGNLIANAPHIPVHLGSMGESIKEVLRRNEDSLRPGDVYAINDPYHGGTHLPDITVVTPVFDEAGERLLFLVASRGHHAEIGGISPGSMPAFSTTIDEEGVLFDNWLLMRGGHFREDETRELLTTARHPSRDPDTNLADLRAQIAANEKGIHELGRVIDQFGLDVVHAYMRHVQDNAEECVRRIIATLHDGEHRYETDNGAVIQVALRVDRERRGAVLDFTGTSPQQSGNLNAPSSVVMAAVLYVFRTLVADDIPLNSGCLKPLDVRIPAGSMLSPAFPAATVAGNVETSQAVTGALYAVLGAQAEGSGTMNNVSFGNDRVQYYETVASGAGAGEGFDGADAVQTHMTNSRLTDPEILEWRYPVRVEEFRIREGSGGAGRWHGGCGVERRIRFTEPMSVAVVSGHRRVPPYGMAGGEAGALGENLIEHADGRSRRLRGCDTADVTEGDVLVIRTPGGGGYGSVDGDQDTR; this is translated from the coding sequence ATGACCGGTCGCTGGCAGTTCTGGATCGACCGCGGCGGCACCTTCACCGATGTGGTGGCGGTGACGCCGGATTCCGAGGTGATCAGCCGCAAGCTGCTGTCGGAGCGGCCGGAGGCGTACCGGGACGCCGCGGTCGCGGGGATCCGGCTGGTGCTGGGGCTGGAGGCGGACGAGCCGATCCCGGCCGACCGGATCGAGGTGGTGAAGATGGGCACCACCGTCGCCACCAACGCGCTGCTGACGCACACCGGCGAGCCGACCGTCCTGGTCGTCACCCGGGGCTTCAGGGACGCCCTGCGCATCGCCTACCAGAACCGCCCGCACATCTTCGACCGCCGCATCCTGATCCCGGAGCCGCTGTACGACCGGGTGATCGAGGTACCGGAACGGCTGGGCGCGCACGGCGAACTCATCCGCCCGCTCGACCTGGACGCCGCGCGCGAGGCGCTGGGGGAGGCGTACGCGGACGGGTTCCGCAGCGCCGCGGTCGTCTTCCTGCACGGCTACCGTCACCCGGACCACGAGACCGCCGTCGCCGAGGCGGCCCGCGCGATCGGCTATGCGCAGGTCAGCTGCTCGCACGAGGTGAGCCCGCTGATCAAGCTCGTGCCGCGGGGCGACACGACGGTGGTGGACGCCTATCTCTCCCCCATCCTGCGCCGCTATGTGGACCAGGTGGCCGCTGAGCTGAACGGTGTGCGGCTGATGTTCATGCAGTCCGGGGGCGGCCTGCGCGAGGCGGGTCACTTCAGGGGGAAGGACGCCGTGCTGTCCGGCCCGGCGGGCGGCGTCGTGGGCATGGCACGGGCCGCCACCGGCGCGGCCCGTACCAGGGCGATCGGATTCGACATGGGCGGCACGTCGACCGACGTCTCGCACTACGCGGGCGAGATCGAACGGGTCCTGGGCACCCAGGTGGCCGGGGTGCGGATGCGATCACCGATGACCGACATCCACACCGTCGCCGCGGGCGGCGGTTCGGTCCTGCACTTCGACGGCATGCGCTACCGGGTCGGGCCGGACTCGGCCGGCGCCGACCCCGGCCCGGTCAGCTACCGGCGCGGCGGACCGCTGACCGTCACCGACGCCAACGTCATGCTGGGCCGCGTCCAACCCGGCTTCTTCCCCCGCGTGTTCGGCAAGGACGGTGATCAGCCGCTGGACGAGGCCGCGGTCCGTGCCCGCTTCACCGAACTCGCCGAGCGGACCGCCGCCGCGACCGGGCAGCGCCGAAGCCCGGAGGAGGTCGCGGCGGGCTTCCTCGACATCGCCGTGCTCAACATCGCGAACGCCGTGAAGAAGATCTCCGTCCAGCGCGGCCGCGACATCACCCGCTACGCGCTGGTCGCCTTCGGCGGCGCGGGCGGCCAGCACGCCTGTGCGGTCGCCGACCGGCTCGGCATCGACACCGTCCTGATCCCGCCGCTCGCCGGGGTCCTGTCCGCGTACGGCATCGGGACGGCGGACGCGGTCGCGCTGCGCGAACGCTCCGTCGAGGCCCCCCTCGACCGGCCGGAGACGGCCGCCCGCCTCGAAGCCGTCCACGCGGAGTTGGCGCAGCGGGCGCGCACCCAGCTGCGCGAGGACGGCGTGCCGGAGGACGGCATCCGTACGAGTGCCCGCGCGCTGCTGCGCTACGAGGGCACCGACTTCTCGCTGCCCGTGCCGCTGGGCCCGGCCGAGGGCATGCGGGCCGACTTCGCACGCGAGCACCGCGACCGCTACGGCTTCACGATGCACAAGCCGCTGGTCGTCGAGGCCATCTCGGTCGAAGCCATCGGTTCCTCCGGTCCGCGCACCGAGACCACGCCGGTGCTGCCGGCGCGGACCGGCCCGCTGCAACGAACCGCCACGGCACGGATGTTCACGGAGGGCCGCCGGCTGCCCACTCCGCTCTACCGGCGCGAGGACATCCGCCCGGGGGACACGGCGGAGGGCCCGGCGATCATCGCCGAGTCGGATGCGACCACGGTCGTCGACCCCGGCTGGCGCGCCGCGGCCGACGAGCACGGCGACCTCGTCCTCACCCGCTCCCGGCCCCGCGCGGCCCGTACGGCGGTCGGCACCACCGTCGACCCGGTGCTGCTGGAAGTCTTCAACAACCTCTTCATGTCCGTCGCCGAGCAGATGGGTGTGCGGCTGGAGAGCACCGCCCACTCGGTCAACATCAAGGAACGCCTCGACTTCTCCTGCGCCTTGTTCGACCCGGACGGCAACCTCATCGCCAACGCGCCCCACATCCCCGTCCACCTGGGCTCGATGGGTGAGTCCATCAAGGAGGTCCTGCGCCGCAACGAGGACTCGCTCCGCCCCGGCGACGTCTACGCCATCAACGACCCCTACCACGGCGGCACCCACCTGCCCGACATCACCGTCGTCACCCCGGTCTTCGACGAGGCGGGCGAGCGGCTGCTCTTCCTCGTCGCCTCGCGCGGCCACCACGCCGAGATCGGCGGCATCAGCCCCGGATCCATGCCCGCGTTCAGCACCACCATCGACGAGGAGGGCGTGCTCTTCGACAACTGGCTGCTGATGCGCGGCGGACACTTCCGCGAGGACGAGACCCGGGAGCTGCTGACCACGGCCCGCCACCCCTCACGTGACCCGGACACCAACCTCGCCGACCTGCGCGCCCAGATCGCCGCCAACGAGAAAGGCATCCACGAACTGGGCCGCGTCATCGACCAGTTCGGCCTCGATGTCGTCCACGCCTACATGCGCCACGTCCAGGACAACGCCGAGGAGTGCGTGCGCCGCATCATCGCCACCCTCCACGACGGCGAACACCGCTACGAGACCGACAACGGCGCCGTCATCCAGGTCGCCCTGCGCGTCGACCGCGAACGGCGTGGCGCCGTACTGGACTTCACCGGCACCTCACCCCAGCAGTCCGGCAATCTGAACGCGCCCTCCTCCGTCGTCATGGCGGCTGTGCTGTACGTCTTCCGGACCCTCGTCGCCGACGACATCCCGCTCAACAGCGGCTGCCTGAAACCCCTCGACGTGCGCATCCCCGCCGGCTCCATGCTGTCGCCCGCCTTCCCGGCCGCCACCGTCGCCGGAAACGTGGAGACCTCCCAGGCCGTCACCGGTGCTCTGTACGCCGTCCTGGGCGCCCAGGCCGAGGGTTCCGGCACGATGAACAACGTCTCCTTCGGCAACGACCGCGTCCAGTACTACGAGACCGTCGCCTCCGGTGCCGGCGCGGGCGAGGGCTTCGACGGGGCGGACGCCGTACAGACCCACATGACCAACTCCCGCCTGACCGACCCCGAGATCCTGGAGTGGCGCTACCCGGTACGGGTGGAGGAGTTCCGTATCCGCGAGGGCAGCGGCGGCGCGGGCCGCTGGCACGGCGGATGCGGAGTGGAGCGCCGGATCCGCTTCACCGAGCCGATGTCGGTCGCGGTCGTCTCCGGCCACCGCCGCGTCCCGCCCTACGGCATGGCGGGCGGCGAGGCCGGCGCCCTCGGCGAGAACCTGATCGAACACGCCGACGGCCGCAGCCGGCGGCTGCGCGGCTGCGACACCGCGGACGTCACCGAGGGCGACGTGCTGGTGATCCGCACACCCGGCGGAGGCGGGTACGGCTCCGTGGACGGCGACCAGGACACTCGCTGA
- a CDS encoding DUF969 domain-containing protein, producing MIVLLGVVVVILGFVTRRNPVLVIGAAGVFTGLIGGMNPLEVLAAFGRSFADSRSVTVFAVALPVIGLLERYGLREQARRLIGRLGALSAGRFLTVYLLIRQTTAALGLTGIAGPAQTVRPLVAPMAEAAAERSTGAALPDRLREKVRSYAASADTVGLFFGEDCFIAIGSILLITGFVNSTYHQDLEPTQLALWAIPLAACAFVIHGARLLLLDRQLQRETALAHAEHDLPLPKGTDK from the coding sequence ATGATCGTTCTCCTCGGCGTGGTCGTGGTGATCCTCGGATTCGTCACGCGCCGCAATCCCGTCCTCGTGATCGGTGCAGCCGGTGTCTTCACCGGACTGATCGGCGGGATGAACCCGCTGGAGGTCCTCGCGGCCTTCGGCCGGTCCTTCGCCGACAGCCGCTCGGTCACCGTCTTCGCCGTCGCGCTGCCGGTGATCGGCCTGCTGGAACGCTACGGCCTGCGCGAACAGGCCCGCCGGCTCATCGGCCGGCTCGGCGCCCTGAGCGCCGGCCGGTTCCTCACCGTCTACCTGCTGATCCGTCAGACCACCGCGGCACTCGGCCTCACCGGCATCGCCGGTCCCGCGCAGACCGTACGGCCGCTGGTCGCCCCCATGGCCGAGGCCGCCGCCGAACGCTCGACAGGCGCCGCGCTGCCCGACCGCCTGCGCGAGAAGGTGCGCTCCTACGCCGCCTCGGCCGACACCGTGGGCCTCTTCTTCGGCGAGGACTGCTTCATCGCCATCGGCTCGATTCTGCTGATCACCGGCTTCGTGAACTCGACGTACCACCAGGATCTCGAACCGACCCAGCTGGCCCTGTGGGCGATCCCGCTCGCCGCCTGCGCCTTCGTCATCCACGGTGCCCGACTGCTGCTCCTGGACCGGCAGTTGCAGCGAGAGACGGCTCTCGCCCACGCCGAGCACGATCTGCCGCTGCCGAAGGGAACCGACAAGTGA
- a CDS encoding LamB/YcsF family protein → MIDLNADLGEGFGRWTLTDDDALLSVVTSANVACSFHAGDPVVMRRVCDLAAERGVRIGAQVSYRDLAGFGRRAMDVPPDELAAETAYQIGALRVFAQAAGAEVAYVKPHGALYNRTVHDAEQAAAVVAGVRLAGGALSVLGLPGSRLLAAAEEAGLTGVPEAFADRAYTPEGTLVPRRETNAVVADEETVVRRALAFAVDGAVEAVDGTTVEVTARSLCVHGDTPGAARIATRVRAALEAAGVEVGAFA, encoded by the coding sequence GTGATCGACCTCAACGCAGACCTCGGTGAAGGCTTCGGCCGCTGGACCCTCACCGACGACGACGCTCTGCTCTCCGTCGTGACCAGCGCCAATGTCGCCTGCAGCTTTCACGCGGGTGACCCTGTCGTGATGCGCCGCGTCTGTGACCTCGCCGCCGAACGCGGCGTGCGGATCGGCGCCCAGGTGTCCTACCGCGACCTGGCCGGCTTCGGCCGCCGCGCCATGGACGTACCGCCCGACGAACTGGCGGCCGAGACGGCCTACCAGATCGGCGCCCTGCGGGTCTTCGCGCAGGCCGCCGGGGCCGAGGTGGCCTACGTCAAGCCGCACGGCGCGCTCTACAACCGCACCGTGCACGACGCCGAGCAGGCCGCGGCCGTGGTGGCGGGCGTACGACTGGCGGGCGGGGCGCTGTCGGTGCTCGGTCTGCCGGGCTCCCGCCTGCTCGCCGCGGCCGAGGAGGCCGGCCTGACCGGCGTGCCCGAGGCGTTCGCGGACCGCGCGTACACCCCGGAGGGCACGCTCGTGCCACGGCGCGAGACGAACGCCGTGGTGGCCGACGAGGAGACGGTGGTCCGGCGTGCGCTGGCATTCGCGGTGGACGGCGCGGTCGAGGCCGTGGACGGTACGACCGTCGAGGTGACCGCCCGCTCCCTGTGCGTCCACGGCGACACCCCGGGCGCCGCCCGGATCGCGACGCGGGTACGCGCGGCCCTGGAGGCGGCCGGGGTCGAGGTCGGGGCGTTCGCATGA
- a CDS encoding biotin-dependent carboxyltransferase family protein — protein MTAGLTVVRPGALTTVQDAGRRGHAHLGVPRSGALDAPAMTLANRLLGNTPDAAVLETTLTGCALRPDRAVTVVVGGAPCPVTVDERPAAWGLPVRVPAGAVLDVGAVTAGVRSYVAVAGGVAVEPVLGSRSADLLSGLGPDPLRAGDVLPLGTPAPQPAPADLAPWPAPPARLTLPLRLGPRADWFTPGALRTLTSATYHVSQHSNRIGLRTEGPPLARASTGELPSEGMVLGAVQVPPDGRPVVFLHDHPTTGGYPVIGVVTEPALAAAAQAAAGTPVRFTLG, from the coding sequence ATGACCGCCGGACTCACCGTCGTACGCCCCGGAGCCCTCACCACCGTCCAGGATGCCGGCCGGCGCGGCCACGCCCACCTGGGCGTCCCCCGCTCCGGCGCCCTCGACGCCCCGGCGATGACCCTGGCCAACCGGCTGCTCGGCAACACCCCGGACGCCGCCGTCCTGGAGACGACCCTGACGGGCTGCGCCCTGCGTCCCGACCGCGCCGTGACCGTCGTGGTCGGCGGCGCGCCCTGCCCGGTGACGGTGGACGAACGGCCGGCCGCCTGGGGCCTGCCCGTACGGGTGCCCGCGGGCGCCGTCCTGGACGTGGGCGCCGTCACCGCGGGCGTGCGCTCCTACGTGGCCGTCGCCGGCGGCGTCGCCGTCGAGCCCGTCCTCGGCAGCCGCTCGGCGGACCTGCTCTCGGGACTCGGCCCCGACCCGCTGCGCGCCGGAGACGTCCTTCCGCTCGGCACGCCCGCCCCGCAGCCAGCGCCCGCCGACCTCGCCCCCTGGCCCGCGCCGCCCGCCCGGCTGACCCTGCCGCTGCGGCTCGGACCCCGCGCCGACTGGTTCACCCCCGGGGCACTGCGCACCCTCACCTCGGCGACGTACCACGTGTCCCAGCACAGCAACCGCATCGGCCTGCGCACCGAGGGCCCGCCGCTGGCACGCGCGTCGACGGGCGAACTGCCCAGCGAGGGCATGGTGCTCGGCGCCGTACAGGTGCCGCCCGACGGCCGCCCGGTGGTGTTCCTGCACGACCACCCGACCACCGGGGGATACCCGGTGATCGGCGTCGTCACGGAACCGGCCCTGGCGGCGGCGGCCCAGGCCGCGGCGGGGACACCGGTCCGCTTCACCCTGGGCTGA
- the pcp gene encoding pyroglutamyl-peptidase I, which yields MTRVLITGFAPFGGESVNPSWQAASLVAAEPPAGLTVTAVELPCVFGESVDTLRDAVRVSAPDLVLCLGQAGGRPGVTVERVAVNLDDARIPDNKGRQPIDEPVVPGGPAAYFSSLPVKACVAAVREAGVPAAVSLTAGTFVCNHVAYGLGHLIATELPYVRGGFVHVPRAPEQVTDGTAPALEPTTVARGLRALLRTAATTPAGQDLKVTEGAIH from the coding sequence ATGACCCGCGTACTCATCACCGGCTTCGCCCCCTTCGGCGGCGAGAGCGTGAACCCGTCCTGGCAGGCTGCCTCCCTCGTGGCCGCCGAGCCGCCCGCCGGACTGACCGTCACCGCCGTCGAACTGCCGTGTGTCTTCGGCGAGTCCGTCGACACACTGCGCGACGCCGTCCGCGTGTCGGCCCCCGACCTGGTCCTGTGCCTGGGCCAGGCCGGCGGCCGCCCCGGCGTGACGGTCGAACGCGTCGCCGTCAATCTCGACGACGCGCGGATCCCCGACAACAAGGGCCGTCAGCCGATCGACGAACCCGTGGTCCCGGGCGGCCCCGCCGCGTACTTCTCGTCCCTCCCCGTGAAGGCCTGCGTCGCCGCGGTGCGCGAGGCCGGAGTCCCGGCCGCCGTCTCACTCACGGCCGGCACGTTCGTCTGCAACCACGTCGCGTACGGCCTGGGCCACCTCATCGCCACCGAACTCCCGTACGTCCGGGGCGGTTTCGTGCACGTCCCCCGGGCCCCGGAGCAGGTCACCGACGGCACCGCCCCGGCCCTGGAGCCCACCACGGTCGCCCGCGGTCTGCGCGCCCTGCTGCGTACGGCGGCCACCACCCCCGCGGGCCAGGACCTGAAGGTCACCGAGGGGGCCATCCACTGA